In Streptomyces durocortorensis, a genomic segment contains:
- a CDS encoding MFS transporter: MSVTEKTAAPQGQDGRGRFIPLLALGTFALGVDAYVMAGLLPHVSSDLHVPASAAGQIVTVFTLCYALGGPVFATLLAKRPAKVVLGVALVVFTIGNAMTALAPTLAVLLIARAVAGIGAGVYSPIAAATAAGLTTPERRGRALATVMGGLSIGTVIGVPAGMLLASHVGWRGTLWLITALGVVALIGIVRLPKIEVSPPPPLGRRVRALAGGRIAGIVCVSLLGGIASLGLYTYLAEFLLDAAHTDRTVWAMWAWGAGGIVGSLLIGPVVDRTRRPFAAVTCILVLIVASQLVLPAAAHASAAWAVVPLVIWGAAGWAVQVPQQHQLIAAQPRQATVAVSLNSSAVYLGSGIGSALGGLMLGLGAAPASLPYYTGALTVVALVLHLTVVRGAVRRGERATQAP; the protein is encoded by the coding sequence ATGAGCGTCACAGAAAAGACAGCCGCGCCGCAGGGACAGGACGGCCGCGGCAGGTTCATCCCGCTCCTCGCGCTGGGCACGTTCGCCCTGGGAGTGGATGCCTACGTGATGGCAGGGCTGCTGCCCCACGTCTCGTCGGACCTGCACGTCCCGGCGTCGGCGGCCGGGCAGATAGTCACCGTCTTCACGCTCTGCTACGCACTGGGCGGGCCCGTCTTCGCCACTCTGCTGGCCAAACGGCCGGCGAAGGTGGTGCTCGGCGTGGCCCTGGTCGTCTTCACGATCGGCAACGCCATGACCGCCCTCGCCCCCACCCTGGCGGTCCTCCTGATCGCCCGCGCGGTGGCGGGCATCGGCGCGGGCGTGTACTCCCCCATAGCCGCCGCCACGGCGGCGGGCCTCACCACTCCGGAACGCCGTGGCCGCGCTCTCGCCACCGTCATGGGCGGGTTGAGCATCGGTACGGTCATCGGTGTCCCGGCCGGAATGCTCCTCGCCTCGCACGTGGGGTGGCGCGGCACGCTGTGGCTGATCACCGCGCTGGGCGTGGTCGCCCTCATCGGCATCGTACGGCTGCCGAAGATCGAGGTGAGTCCGCCGCCTCCGCTGGGCCGGCGGGTGCGCGCCCTCGCCGGCGGCCGGATCGCCGGTATCGTCTGCGTCTCGCTGCTCGGCGGCATCGCCAGCCTCGGCCTGTACACCTACCTCGCCGAGTTCCTCCTCGACGCCGCCCACACCGACCGGACAGTCTGGGCCATGTGGGCCTGGGGCGCGGGAGGCATCGTCGGCAGCCTCCTCATCGGCCCCGTCGTGGACCGGACCCGCCGCCCCTTCGCCGCGGTCACCTGCATCCTGGTCCTCATCGTGGCGAGCCAACTCGTCCTGCCCGCCGCCGCGCACGCCTCCGCGGCCTGGGCCGTCGTCCCGCTGGTGATCTGGGGCGCGGCAGGCTGGGCCGTACAGGTCCCGCAGCAGCACCAGCTGATCGCCGCCCAGCCCCGACAGGCCACCGTCGCCGTCTCGCTGAACAGCTCCGCCGTCTACCTCGGCAGCGGTATCGGGTCCGCGCTCGGCGGCCTGATGCTGGGCCTCGGCGCGGCCCCGGCCTCGCTGCCGTACTACACAGGAGCCCTCACCGTGGTCGCCCTCGTTCTGCACCTGACGGTGGTACGAGGCGCCGTCCGGCGCGGGGAAAGGGCCACCCAAGCTCCCTGA
- a CDS encoding peptidase inhibitor family I36 protein, which translates to MRRSTIGMLAATGVLAATVSFSGTATAGETGATAACPKGAFCMYTGSNQTGTMYPKYGNWSGTINGIKSVYNNGSPQPGYDHVTFTWQYKGRTFSKCFHYPFDVPYKTNYVGVTAKKVVWRGEC; encoded by the coding sequence ATGCGTAGGAGCACTATCGGCATGCTCGCCGCCACCGGCGTACTGGCGGCGACCGTCAGCTTCTCCGGAACCGCCACCGCCGGGGAGACCGGTGCCACCGCCGCCTGCCCCAAGGGCGCGTTCTGCATGTACACCGGATCGAACCAGACCGGCACGATGTATCCGAAGTACGGCAACTGGTCCGGCACCATCAACGGCATCAAGTCCGTCTACAACAACGGCAGTCCGCAGCCGGGCTACGACCACGTCACCTTCACCTGGCAGTACAAGGGCAGGACCTTCAGCAAGTGCTTCCACTACCCCTTCGATGTCCCGTACAAGACGAACTACGTCGGGGTGACCGCGAAGAAGGTCGTCTGGCGCGGCGAGTGCTGA
- a CDS encoding ABC transporter permease yields the protein MSSTTTLTGTKPTGLGSGRRLLRGMPWLVVRQHRTAMVCVLGLTLLGALWIVYERHELIQVLDAAGWPGKDAGDPLQGDRGYGYITTILGGLPLILAVFVGAPLIAGDQENGTAQLVTTQSVTRRQWLTAKLGLAYTLALVSGLVLSALFTWWWEPYRSLFPSQWIDGTIFDNTGPVLPAFLLFFTAAGITIGCLARRVLPAMVVTFLFTVVAQFAWDEVRVRLGSTQMFTYPMDSELPARFSESHEVDRWVGNANGELFGWGTCAEATEKAQNACIEEHGIVNDVIEYLDYSQMAAMQWTAAGLLLAGTALLTAFTLWRVSRRPL from the coding sequence ATGAGCAGCACCACCACCCTCACCGGGACGAAGCCCACCGGACTCGGCTCCGGGCGACGTCTGTTGCGCGGAATGCCGTGGCTCGTCGTACGCCAGCACCGGACCGCGATGGTCTGCGTCCTCGGCCTCACCCTGCTGGGCGCACTCTGGATCGTGTACGAACGCCACGAGCTGATCCAGGTGCTCGACGCGGCCGGCTGGCCCGGGAAGGACGCCGGCGACCCGCTCCAGGGCGACCGGGGCTACGGCTACATCACCACCATCCTCGGCGGCCTCCCGCTGATCCTCGCCGTCTTCGTCGGCGCCCCGCTGATCGCGGGCGACCAGGAGAACGGCACCGCGCAGCTGGTCACCACCCAGTCCGTGACCCGCCGCCAGTGGCTGACCGCCAAGCTGGGGCTGGCCTACACCCTCGCCCTGGTCTCCGGTCTGGTGCTCTCGGCGCTGTTCACCTGGTGGTGGGAGCCGTACCGCTCCCTCTTCCCCAGCCAGTGGATCGACGGCACGATCTTCGACAACACGGGCCCGGTCCTGCCCGCGTTCCTGCTCTTCTTCACCGCCGCGGGCATCACCATCGGCTGCCTGGCGCGCCGGGTGCTCCCGGCGATGGTGGTCACGTTCCTCTTCACGGTCGTCGCACAGTTCGCCTGGGACGAGGTACGCGTACGCCTCGGCTCCACGCAGATGTTCACGTACCCGATGGACAGCGAACTCCCGGCCCGCTTCAGCGAGTCGCACGAGGTGGACCGCTGGGTCGGCAACGCCAACGGGGAGCTCTTCGGCTGGGGCACCTGTGCCGAGGCGACCGAGAAGGCACAGAACGCGTGCATCGAGGAGCACGGCATCGTCAACGACGTCATCGAGTACCTCGACTACAGCCAGATGGCGGCGATGCAGTGGACCGCGGCGGGTCTGCTGCTCGCCGGAACGGCCCTGCTCACCGCGTTCACCCTGTGGCGGGTCTCGCGCCGTCCGCTGTAG
- a CDS encoding GntR family transcriptional regulator, whose protein sequence is MKSVVVFRIDRRSGVATYLQIVRQVEQALRMGALEEGDRLPTAAQVAATTKVNPNTTLKAYRELERAGLAEVRQGAGTFITRSLAQPQSGPDSPLRAALADWMTQARTEGLTGQDVTALFRSAFETAYPGEAAD, encoded by the coding sequence GTGAAGTCCGTGGTCGTGTTCCGCATCGACCGGCGCAGCGGAGTGGCGACGTATCTCCAGATCGTCCGCCAGGTCGAACAGGCGCTGCGCATGGGGGCGCTGGAGGAGGGCGACCGCCTGCCCACCGCCGCCCAGGTCGCCGCGACCACCAAGGTCAACCCGAACACGACCCTCAAGGCCTACCGCGAACTGGAACGCGCGGGCCTCGCCGAGGTGCGCCAGGGCGCGGGCACCTTCATCACCCGCTCCCTCGCCCAGCCCCAGTCCGGCCCCGATTCCCCCCTGCGTGCCGCCCTCGCCGACTGGATGACCCAGGCCCGTACGGAGGGCCTCACCGGCCAGGACGTCACGGCCCTGTTCCGTTCGGCGTTCGAGACGGCCTACCCGGGGGAGGCGGCGGACTGA
- a CDS encoding LysR family transcriptional regulator, giving the protein MDIGLRHLRCFLALAEEQHFTWAADRLGISQPTLSRHIQRLEGALGRALVDRSTRHPTLTAEGHRLRADLQVLLPQMESALRPAEPQSSLRLGYAWGFPLRRGRQAQATLEERDLVLVQTVRRDDRTAGLREGAVDAALLWGAVHDPRLVTTEVLREPRIAAVSRASTLAVRERVTWRELGRRCIVVNTVSGTLTPQDWPADATPEIGAKASNIEEYLHAVAGRRGVGVLPVSVAAQHPDPDILYLPLSGAPPAVLTYAYPRTNPHPHAAAFGRALQDPRPGRTARPTASPLPAADRRRAENRARPRT; this is encoded by the coding sequence ATGGATATCGGACTGCGTCATTTGCGATGCTTTCTCGCCCTGGCGGAGGAACAGCACTTCACCTGGGCCGCGGACCGTCTCGGTATCTCCCAGCCCACCCTCAGCCGCCACATCCAGCGCCTGGAGGGAGCACTGGGCCGCGCCCTGGTGGACCGCAGCACCCGCCACCCCACCCTCACCGCGGAGGGACACCGCCTTCGGGCCGACCTCCAAGTTCTCCTGCCCCAAATGGAATCAGCGCTCCGGCCCGCCGAGCCGCAGTCCTCACTGCGACTCGGCTACGCCTGGGGCTTCCCCCTCCGGCGCGGCCGCCAGGCGCAGGCCACGCTGGAGGAACGCGACCTCGTCCTCGTGCAGACCGTACGCCGGGACGACCGCACCGCCGGACTGCGCGAGGGCGCCGTCGATGCCGCCCTGCTCTGGGGGGCCGTCCACGACCCCCGCCTGGTCACCACCGAGGTCCTGCGCGAGCCGCGCATCGCGGCGGTCTCCCGGGCCTCCACCCTGGCGGTGCGCGAGCGCGTCACCTGGCGCGAACTCGGGCGCCGCTGCATCGTCGTCAACACCGTCAGCGGCACACTCACCCCCCAGGACTGGCCGGCCGACGCCACCCCCGAGATCGGCGCGAAGGCCTCCAACATCGAGGAGTACCTCCACGCCGTCGCCGGCCGCCGCGGCGTCGGCGTGCTGCCGGTTTCGGTGGCCGCACAGCACCCGGACCCGGACATCCTCTACCTGCCGCTCTCGGGCGCCCCGCCAGCCGTCCTCACCTACGCCTACCCGCGCACCAACCCCCACCCCCACGCCGCCGCCTTCGGCCGCGCCCTGCAAGACCCCCGCCCCGGCCGCACCGCACGCCCAACCGCCTCCCCCCTCCCCGCCGCCGACCGAAGGCGGGCCGAGAACCGCGCCCGACCCCGTACGTGA
- a CDS encoding NADP-dependent oxidoreductase, whose protein sequence is MRAVVFSRYGDESVLELTEQPVPAAADGEILVRVRAAGVNPVDWKFREGAVGTDRPFPLGMGWDVAGTVVTTTTADGPAAGDEVFGMLPLPYGGAYQEYAVLPASAVAPKPVSLSFAQAAAVPLAALTAWQSLDTAQVTAGQRVLVHAGAGGVGHFAVQLAKYLGAHVSATASPRNLDFLRRLGVDEPVDRTSDSLHAIEPVDVVIDTVGGRTQRESWPLLRPGGMLVTLPEPIDEAYRVPGTTGRRVIVAPDGQALHHIGKLIDTGVVHVEVQDILPLEKAAEAQLISKTGQVRGKLVLGL, encoded by the coding sequence ATGCGTGCAGTGGTCTTCTCCCGTTACGGCGACGAAAGCGTCCTGGAACTGACCGAGCAGCCGGTACCAGCCGCCGCGGACGGGGAGATCCTGGTCAGGGTCCGGGCGGCCGGGGTCAACCCCGTCGACTGGAAGTTCCGTGAAGGCGCGGTCGGCACGGACCGGCCCTTCCCACTGGGGATGGGCTGGGATGTGGCAGGGACGGTCGTCACGACGACGACGGCTGACGGCCCGGCCGCTGGTGACGAGGTCTTCGGCATGCTGCCCCTGCCGTACGGCGGCGCCTACCAGGAGTACGCCGTGCTGCCTGCCTCAGCGGTGGCGCCCAAGCCTGTCAGCCTGTCGTTCGCGCAGGCCGCGGCCGTCCCCCTGGCGGCCCTGACTGCCTGGCAGTCCCTCGACACCGCGCAGGTGACCGCTGGGCAGCGGGTTCTGGTGCACGCCGGCGCGGGCGGCGTCGGCCACTTCGCCGTACAGCTCGCCAAGTACCTCGGGGCGCATGTCTCGGCCACCGCGTCGCCGCGCAACCTCGACTTCCTGCGTCGGCTCGGCGTCGACGAACCCGTGGACCGCACCTCGGACAGCCTGCACGCCATCGAACCGGTCGACGTCGTCATCGACACTGTCGGCGGCCGGACCCAGCGGGAGTCGTGGCCGCTGCTGCGTCCGGGCGGGATGCTCGTCACACTGCCGGAACCGATCGACGAGGCCTACCGCGTGCCGGGGACCACAGGGCGGCGCGTCATCGTCGCCCCTGACGGCCAGGCACTGCACCACATCGGCAAGCTCATCGACACCGGAGTCGTTCACGTCGAAGTCCAGGACATTCTGCCCCTGGAGAAGGCGGCCGAGGCACAGCTGATCAGCAAGACCGGTCAGGTCCGCGGCAAGCTCGTGCTCGGCCTGTAA
- a CDS encoding serine/threonine-protein kinase has protein sequence MGKDSERYTAMEGIQPLVTGDPSRIGPYPLLGRLGAGGMGRVYLARSGGGRTVAVKVVHEEHIANGEFRARFRREIEAARRVGGRYTAPVLDADPDAARPWVATGYVPGPSLEQAVREHGPLPAESVRALAEGLLRALRGIHAAGIVHRDLKPSNVLLTVDGPRVIDFGIARALQVSVESLLTSTGMVIGSPGFMAPEQILGEETGAGADVFALGCVLMYAATGTLPFGNGASNQHAVMYRIVEGAPDLAAVTDAPLRELIGRCLIKKPAERPDVDLLLESLVPSQGLDGPGSGASGTSGSSGVLRGAWLPPQLLARLAQQAALLLDAEVPEGAEAEGPEPGEKPEAAAVGDPLVPSRPDVVTVDLRPDSAADPGPKAESTPTPTPDLEGESASEPEPKPEPKPEPKPKPDSDSEPKAGPDPGPAPSPSSAPSPSTGIVAAAEPSRRPRRRTWVVAAAVVAVLVAGGSMAFLNRDPGGTDARGGGATVPPGASDAPSAPPASPSGEPGDEDDEKDDKKGDKEKGEEEEKDKGKDNGDGEDSGGGADSGQGSGGGGSAASGGGSSGSGSGSGSGSSGASGGGGTQTGGGASGGGDSGTAPKPPAPDPGTPAPDNRVPQHFVGTWSIASQYNALQPHTVVIRRVSPGQSAVTLIADVQGPGHCEYTAKLTSVASGGKRINVGTAVVDKVRSTGMCQDNDPSFFAVDGSGILHNVGPAHGSGYRYNRG, from the coding sequence ATGGGCAAGGACAGCGAGCGGTACACGGCCATGGAGGGCATACAGCCGCTCGTGACGGGTGATCCGTCCCGGATCGGGCCTTATCCACTGCTCGGCCGCCTCGGTGCGGGGGGCATGGGGCGCGTCTATCTGGCCCGGTCCGGGGGCGGGCGTACCGTGGCCGTGAAGGTGGTGCACGAGGAGCACATCGCGAACGGCGAGTTCCGGGCGCGCTTCCGCCGGGAGATCGAGGCCGCCCGCCGGGTCGGTGGGCGCTACACCGCCCCCGTACTGGACGCGGACCCCGACGCCGCGCGGCCGTGGGTGGCCACCGGTTACGTTCCGGGCCCCTCCCTGGAACAGGCCGTCCGCGAGCACGGACCGCTGCCCGCCGAGTCGGTGCGCGCTCTGGCCGAGGGGCTGTTGAGGGCCTTGCGCGGCATCCACGCCGCCGGGATCGTCCACCGTGACCTGAAGCCGTCGAACGTCCTGCTCACCGTCGACGGCCCCCGCGTCATCGACTTCGGCATCGCCCGTGCGCTCCAGGTCTCCGTCGAGTCCTTGCTGACCAGCACCGGCATGGTCATCGGCTCACCCGGCTTCATGGCGCCCGAGCAGATCCTCGGTGAGGAGACCGGGGCCGGGGCGGATGTGTTCGCCCTCGGCTGCGTGCTGATGTACGCGGCCACGGGGACCCTGCCGTTCGGGAACGGCGCCAGCAACCAGCACGCCGTGATGTACCGGATCGTCGAGGGCGCTCCGGACCTCGCGGCGGTGACGGACGCCCCTCTGCGTGAACTGATCGGGCGCTGCCTGATCAAGAAGCCCGCAGAACGGCCTGATGTGGACCTGCTGCTGGAGAGCCTGGTGCCGTCGCAGGGCTTGGATGGGCCGGGTTCGGGCGCCTCCGGTACCTCCGGTTCCTCTGGAGTGCTGCGTGGCGCTTGGCTGCCGCCGCAGCTCCTGGCCCGTCTGGCTCAGCAGGCGGCTTTGCTGCTGGATGCGGAAGTGCCGGAGGGGGCCGAGGCGGAGGGGCCTGAGCCGGGGGAGAAGCCTGAGGCTGCTGCCGTCGGCGATCCCCTCGTGCCCTCCCGGCCCGACGTCGTCACAGTCGATTTACGGCCGGATTCGGCGGCTGACCCCGGGCCGAAAGCCGAGTCGACCCCGACCCCGACCCCGGACCTGGAGGGTGAGTCGGCGTCAGAGCCGGAACCGAAGCCGGAACCGAAGCCGGAGCCCAAGCCGAAGCCGGATTCAGACTCGGAGCCGAAGGCAGGGCCCGACCCCGGCCCCGCCCCCTCGCCCTCCTCCGCGCCCTCCCCCTCGACGGGCATCGTGGCTGCCGCGGAGCCGTCCCGACGGCCGCGTCGGCGTACGTGGGTCGTGGCTGCCGCGGTCGTCGCCGTCCTGGTGGCAGGCGGCAGCATGGCCTTCCTCAACAGGGACCCCGGCGGCACCGATGCCCGGGGAGGTGGGGCGACCGTCCCTCCCGGCGCCAGTGATGCCCCCTCCGCCCCGCCGGCGTCGCCTTCCGGAGAGCCCGGCGACGAGGACGACGAGAAGGACGACAAGAAGGGCGACAAGGAGAAGGGCGAAGAGGAAGAGAAGGACAAGGGCAAGGACAACGGCGACGGCGAGGACTCGGGCGGGGGAGCCGACAGCGGGCAGGGCTCGGGCGGTGGCGGTTCCGCCGCCTCGGGTGGCGGTTCGTCCGGCTCAGGCTCCGGCTCCGGCTCCGGGAGCTCAGGGGCCTCCGGCGGGGGCGGTACGCAGACTGGGGGCGGTGCTTCCGGCGGCGGGGATTCCGGCACCGCTCCGAAGCCGCCCGCCCCCGACCCGGGCACCCCGGCCCCGGACAACCGGGTGCCCCAGCACTTCGTCGGGACCTGGTCCATCGCGTCGCAGTACAACGCCCTCCAGCCCCACACGGTGGTCATCCGGAGGGTGTCCCCGGGACAGAGCGCGGTCACCCTCATCGCCGACGTACAGGGCCCGGGGCACTGCGAGTACACCGCGAAGCTGACCTCCGTGGCGAGCGGCGGGAAGCGCATCAATGTCGGTACCGCCGTCGTCGACAAGGTGCGCTCCACCGGCATGTGCCAGGACAACGACCCCTCGTTCTTCGCCGTCGACGGGTCCGGCATCCTCCACAACGTCGGCCCCGCCCACGGCAGCGGGTACCGCTACAACCGCGGCTGA
- a CDS encoding AMP-dependent synthetase/ligase, which produces MSSAQSPRERRPDSVAHILLSRVEATPDREAYRYPAPADDGVPGTEQWRSLTWAQTAERVRAIAAGLLDLGVQSEERVAISSSTRVEWILADLGVMCAGAAATAVYPSTNADETVYILSDSGSRAIFVENAAQLAKVVPHADRLPELGHAILFDAEADIPQVEGLTVLSLAELERRGTAYLAEHPDAIEETVRAIEPEQLATLIYTSGTTGRPKGVRLVHDCWSYQAVAQESCGLLRSDDVQFLWLPLSHVFGKALISGQIRTGHVMAVDGRVDRIITNLPAVRPTLMASAPRIFEKVYNGIAGKARAEGGVKYRIFLWAAKVARDCARAGQESMAESGRRRVPLSLALQHAVADRLVYGRIRAAFGGNLRASVSGSAALAPDIGYFFAGAGVRILEGYGLTETSAGCVVNPSEDNRVGTVGTALPGTEVRIAEDGEILLRGPGIMRGYHNLPEKTAEVLDSDGWLHTGDIGNRDQDGFIRITDRKKDLFKTSGGKYVAPTEIEGRFKAVCPFVSNILVIGDGRNFCSALITLDETVIMPWAAAHGLGGRSYAEVVSSPQVHELIDGFVQRVNDDLQRWQTIKKFSVLSRDLDIEHGELTPSLKVKRPVVEREYAEVIKEMYEGSREA; this is translated from the coding sequence ATGAGTTCCGCGCAGTCCCCTCGTGAAAGACGCCCGGATTCCGTGGCGCACATCCTTCTCTCCAGAGTCGAGGCCACCCCCGACCGGGAGGCCTACCGCTACCCCGCGCCGGCCGACGACGGCGTTCCCGGCACCGAGCAGTGGCGCTCGCTGACATGGGCGCAGACCGCTGAGCGGGTCAGGGCGATCGCGGCCGGCCTGCTCGACCTCGGAGTCCAGTCCGAGGAGCGGGTGGCGATCTCCTCCTCCACCCGGGTGGAGTGGATCCTGGCCGACCTGGGCGTCATGTGCGCGGGCGCTGCGGCCACGGCTGTCTACCCCAGCACGAACGCCGATGAGACGGTGTACATCCTCTCCGACTCCGGCAGCCGGGCGATCTTCGTCGAGAACGCCGCCCAGCTGGCCAAGGTCGTCCCCCACGCCGACCGCCTGCCCGAGCTGGGCCACGCGATCCTCTTCGACGCCGAGGCGGACATCCCTCAGGTGGAGGGGCTCACGGTGCTGTCCCTCGCTGAGCTGGAGAGGCGGGGCACGGCGTACCTGGCAGAGCACCCCGACGCGATCGAGGAGACGGTCCGGGCCATCGAGCCGGAGCAGCTCGCCACCCTGATCTACACCTCCGGCACCACCGGCCGGCCGAAGGGCGTGCGCCTGGTCCACGACTGCTGGTCCTACCAGGCCGTGGCACAGGAGTCCTGCGGGCTGCTGCGCTCCGACGATGTGCAGTTCCTGTGGCTGCCGCTGTCCCACGTCTTCGGCAAGGCCCTGATCTCCGGTCAGATCAGGACGGGCCACGTGATGGCGGTGGACGGACGGGTCGACCGCATCATCACCAACCTGCCCGCCGTACGCCCCACCCTAATGGCGTCCGCCCCACGGATCTTCGAGAAGGTCTACAACGGCATCGCGGGAAAGGCGAGAGCCGAGGGGGGCGTCAAGTACAGGATCTTCCTCTGGGCGGCGAAGGTCGCCCGCGACTGCGCCAGGGCCGGACAGGAGAGCATGGCGGAATCCGGAAGACGCCGCGTGCCTCTGTCACTCGCGTTGCAGCACGCCGTCGCCGACAGGCTGGTGTACGGCAGGATACGCGCGGCCTTCGGAGGCAATCTGCGCGCCAGCGTTTCGGGCAGTGCCGCACTCGCCCCCGATATCGGCTACTTCTTCGCCGGCGCCGGCGTGCGCATCCTCGAAGGCTACGGTCTGACCGAGACCAGCGCGGGCTGCGTCGTCAACCCCTCCGAGGACAACCGGGTCGGCACGGTCGGCACGGCGCTGCCCGGCACCGAGGTCCGCATCGCCGAGGACGGCGAGATCCTGTTGCGGGGCCCTGGCATCATGCGCGGCTACCACAACCTCCCCGAGAAGACCGCGGAGGTGCTGGACAGCGACGGCTGGTTGCACACCGGCGACATCGGCAACAGGGACCAGGACGGCTTCATCCGGATCACCGACCGCAAGAAGGACCTGTTCAAGACCTCCGGCGGCAAGTACGTGGCGCCCACCGAGATCGAAGGCCGCTTCAAGGCCGTCTGCCCGTTCGTCAGCAACATCCTGGTCATCGGCGACGGCCGCAACTTCTGCAGCGCCCTGATCACCCTGGACGAGACCGTGATCATGCCGTGGGCGGCGGCCCACGGCCTCGGCGGCCGCAGCTACGCCGAGGTCGTCTCCTCACCACAGGTCCACGAGCTGATCGATGGCTTCGTCCAGCGGGTCAACGACGACCTGCAACGGTGGCAGACCATCAAGAAGTTCTCGGTGCTGTCGCGCGACCTCGACATCGAGCACGGTGAACTCACCCCGAGTCTCAAGGTCAAGCGGCCTGTCGTCGAGCGCGAATACGCCGAGGTCATCAAGGAGATGTACGAGGGTTCCCGCGAGGCCTGA
- a CDS encoding MmyB family transcriptional regulator, protein MTPQAAGVPVLGRRRVPGLRREEVAELAGVSTVYYTRLEQGRATNPSDSVLDALARVLRLDATERAHLYALARPPQHRAGESLSPEAQRVRPEVRRLLDAVGAVPAYVLDLDMDVLAANDLALALIPGSAGVPAGTLNIARYIFLDTEARSLYPHWEQVARQTVGFLRFSAARHAHQARLGHLVAELSDHSPEFRGWWAEQEVREKTHGAKTFDHPVVGRFDLAYETLALPGDEGQSLVVFTAPCGTAEGALKLLGSWAATSARQ, encoded by the coding sequence GTGACGCCTCAGGCCGCGGGCGTCCCTGTGCTGGGCCGACGGCGGGTGCCGGGTCTGCGCCGCGAGGAGGTGGCGGAACTTGCCGGGGTGAGCACTGTCTACTACACGCGTCTGGAGCAGGGCCGCGCGACCAACCCCTCGGATTCCGTGCTGGACGCGCTGGCCCGTGTGCTGCGCCTGGACGCGACGGAGCGGGCTCATCTGTACGCTCTCGCCCGCCCGCCGCAGCACCGGGCGGGCGAGTCCCTGTCCCCCGAGGCGCAGCGGGTGCGTCCGGAGGTCCGCAGGCTTCTGGATGCCGTGGGTGCCGTGCCCGCGTACGTCCTCGACCTCGACATGGACGTACTCGCCGCCAATGACCTCGCCCTGGCCCTGATCCCCGGCTCCGCCGGTGTCCCGGCGGGCACCTTGAACATCGCCCGTTACATCTTCCTGGACACCGAGGCCCGCAGCCTCTACCCGCATTGGGAGCAGGTCGCCCGCCAGACCGTCGGGTTCCTGCGCTTCTCAGCCGCCCGCCATGCGCACCAGGCACGTCTGGGGCACCTCGTCGCGGAACTCAGTGACCACAGCCCTGAGTTCCGGGGGTGGTGGGCGGAGCAGGAAGTCCGGGAGAAGACGCATGGCGCCAAGACCTTCGACCACCCGGTGGTCGGCCGGTTCGACCTCGCCTACGAGACCCTCGCCCTGCCCGGCGACGAGGGCCAGTCGCTCGTCGTCTTCACCGCTCCCTGCGGCACCGCGGAAGGCGCGTTGAAGCTGCTGGGCAGCTGGGCGGCGACAAGCGCACGACAGTAG